The window GATCGCTTTCGCCAGATAGAAAAAGAGGCCCAACAAAAAGGAATTGGAATATGGAGTATAGAAGATTATGCTAGACAAGAAAACAGCAATTCAAGCTCAGCAACAAATAACACAGCCTCAAAAACCAGTAGTAGCAATTGTGACGAACCCAAAATAAAAGGTAATATTAACTCAAAAGGTGAAAAGATCTATCATGTACCTGGTGGACAGTTTTATGATGTGACAATCCCGGAGGAAATGTTCTGTACAGAAGAAGAGGCGCAGGCGGCAGGATATAGAAAATCGAAGAGGTAGGTCTATGAGTGTTATGAACACGAGAAAAAATCAGGAAATTAGAAGAAAGGGGCGATTTTATTTTGACAATCCCCCGTTATCAAGGGCTTGAATCTATTCCGGAAATTGTTGAGTGGTTTTGTAATAATGAATCTGAACTTATTGACAATGTTTGGTCAAGTGATCGAGCAATTCAAATTTTATCTGACTCGCTTATTAAAACTTTTTCTACCCTTGATCGTAACTCAATAAGGGATCACTTTAATTTTGTATATCATCAATTGACAGGATTTATCATTCCTGAATTAAAGAAAATGGACTCTAATCCTTATAAGGATACAACATATTTTAAAAATCTGCTCGGTATATTCGTTTGGTGCAAGGCACAATACATAATTGGAACATGGATTTATGAACAACACTACCAGGATAATTTTAACCCTTATGGTGATCCCTTTGATGTCATTGGCCTCTCAAATGGTTTTGAGGATTACTACCAAATTTTAGATGTTTCGCCATCAGCAACATTTGAAGAGATTAAACAAGCATATCGGAAAGCAGTAAAACAAAAACATCCAGATGTAGGTGGAGATCCAGAGTTATTTAAGAAAATAACCAAGGCTTATGAAGTATTATCAAATGCAAACAGACGTGAAAATTATGATGAAATTCATCAGCTATATTATGAGATGAAAACATGGAATTCTGCCAAATGGTATACACAACATATGAATAGTAACGAACCATTATACAATAGCGATAAAACTTCAGAAAATAAAGATAAAGTGACTGATGACCAAACAAGAAATACGTTCCATAATAACAAAACAGAATTTGAAACAAATAAAAGTTTTCCATTAGTTTTGGTGTTTTTGGCAGGTATCGTGGTTGGAGTTTTTATAGTAACCATTGGTCTACTTGACAATGATCATTTGTCATTACAATCATCGGATGCTGTTTCAAGTGAATTTGATTCTATTCAGGGCTTTAGCTACAATGAAGAATTTCCAAACAATGTTTCAGTAGAAAACAACTCAGAAGAAG is drawn from Caldalkalibacillus thermarum and contains these coding sequences:
- a CDS encoding J domain-containing protein, whose translation is MTIPRYQGLESIPEIVEWFCNNESELIDNVWSSDRAIQILSDSLIKTFSTLDRNSIRDHFNFVYHQLTGFIIPELKKMDSNPYKDTTYFKNLLGIFVWCKAQYIIGTWIYEQHYQDNFNPYGDPFDVIGLSNGFEDYYQILDVSPSATFEEIKQAYRKAVKQKHPDVGGDPELFKKITKAYEVLSNANRRENYDEIHQLYYEMKTWNSAKWYTQHMNSNEPLYNSDKTSENKDKVTDDQTRNTFHNNKTEFETNKSFPLVLVFLAGIVVGVFIVTIGLLDNDHLSLQSSDAVSSEFDSIQGFSYNEEFPNNVSVENNSEEVIPTEIEAIEAINQANYLYSDRYGFVPDHIAEQEEKESLKAIIESFPEEWPVGLMIVRSQSSNGNLWVDYFPVIKTQTGYLFAKYYLKGVEVHKVSWDSIYGDDFFPLSMAEKEPIVIWYSSETWNTYQDLIWDDDFWLYEDYTLLPDYDHVFVN